A part of Microbacterium atlanticum genomic DNA contains:
- a CDS encoding PfkB family carbohydrate kinase, protein MYTPAQLRDRLASVPAPSLVGIGDNVLDCYLHEDLAYPGGNALNVAVYSRLFFGADAGFVGILGDDRFATHLMSVLDELHVDYQCVRRAHGPNGMAFVSLDDDGDRRFVGSNYGGVQRGLRLRLTEQDFAHLESYDRVHTSVYSAIEPELPAFTERGIRVSFDFSDDAPAGLLARIGAHIDVGFFSSGALTESQIDDLGQAALEGGMSVAVVTRGSRGASAYTDGARAVATVAPVGAVDALGAGDAFISGFLAARAAGDDIDGCLEIAATAGALACTYRGAFGYPVEAGDDARAQLVRRYESV, encoded by the coding sequence GTGTACACCCCGGCGCAGCTTCGCGACCGCCTGGCCTCCGTCCCCGCGCCCTCCCTCGTCGGCATCGGCGACAACGTGCTGGACTGCTACCTGCACGAAGACCTGGCGTACCCCGGCGGGAACGCCCTGAACGTCGCGGTCTACAGTCGGCTGTTCTTCGGGGCGGACGCGGGTTTCGTGGGCATCTTGGGCGACGACCGGTTCGCGACGCACCTGATGAGCGTCCTCGACGAGCTTCACGTCGACTATCAGTGCGTTCGTCGAGCCCACGGCCCGAACGGCATGGCCTTCGTGTCGCTCGACGACGACGGGGATCGACGCTTCGTCGGCTCGAACTATGGCGGTGTCCAGCGTGGCCTCCGCCTGCGGCTCACCGAGCAGGACTTCGCCCACCTCGAGTCATACGACCGGGTGCACACGTCGGTGTACTCGGCCATCGAGCCGGAGCTGCCCGCCTTCACGGAACGCGGCATCCGGGTGTCGTTCGATTTCTCGGACGATGCGCCCGCCGGGCTGCTGGCTCGGATCGGTGCGCACATCGACGTCGGCTTCTTCTCCAGCGGGGCGCTGACCGAATCCCAGATCGATGACCTCGGGCAGGCCGCTCTGGAAGGGGGAATGAGCGTCGCCGTCGTGACCAGGGGATCCCGGGGTGCGAGCGCGTACACCGACGGTGCTCGGGCCGTCGCCACGGTGGCGCCCGTCGGTGCGGTCGATGCGCTCGGTGCCGGCGACGCGTTCATCTCGGGCTTCCTTGCGGCTCGCGCCGCGGGGGACGACATCGACGGATGCCTCGAAATCGCCGCGACGGCGGGCGCCCTGGCGTGCACGTACCGTGGCGCGTTCGGTTACCCTGTCGAGGCAGGCGACGACGCGCGTGCCCAGTTGGTTCGCCGATACGAGTCCGTCTAG
- a CDS encoding carbohydrate ABC transporter permease, with protein MSTSNVRDATLAVLDDSPRTAPLDTVTITTRKPRRDRGRRRHRVNRWSVWNIPVYAVLAAYAVAIAYPLFWMVVSSFKASADIYADPWGLPGTWLVGNYAAAWDRGISEYFLNSLIVTILSTAITVLVAALCAYGMVRLANRFADIVLVVMLGGLVVAPQVSLIPLYRLLDSLGLLNTYWAMILPYVAFRLPMAVILIRSVFLAVPTELVDAATIDGCRSPQVLRHVYFPLSRSVLVTAAVLTAYFAWNEFLFAIVYVDADAVRTIPAGLMAFRDALSTDWGVLLAGLVIAALPIVIVFLFLQRYFVAGVAAGSVKG; from the coding sequence ATGTCGACTTCGAATGTGCGCGACGCCACTTTAGCCGTGCTCGACGACTCGCCCCGCACGGCACCGCTCGACACGGTCACCATCACCACCCGCAAGCCGCGGCGAGATCGCGGCCGCCGACGCCATCGCGTCAATCGGTGGAGCGTGTGGAACATCCCGGTCTACGCCGTGCTCGCCGCCTATGCGGTGGCGATCGCTTACCCGCTGTTCTGGATGGTGGTCTCATCGTTCAAGGCGTCGGCCGACATCTACGCTGACCCCTGGGGGCTTCCCGGCACCTGGCTGGTGGGCAACTACGCCGCCGCGTGGGACCGAGGGATCTCGGAGTACTTCCTCAACTCGCTGATCGTCACGATCCTGTCCACGGCCATCACGGTGCTGGTCGCGGCGCTGTGCGCCTATGGGATGGTGCGCCTAGCCAACCGCTTCGCCGACATCGTGCTCGTGGTCATGCTGGGCGGGCTGGTCGTCGCCCCGCAGGTGAGCCTCATCCCGCTCTACCGACTGCTCGACTCGCTCGGGCTGCTGAACACGTACTGGGCGATGATCCTTCCCTACGTCGCGTTCCGTCTGCCGATGGCGGTCATCCTGATCCGTTCCGTGTTCCTTGCGGTACCGACGGAGCTGGTCGACGCCGCGACCATCGACGGATGCCGGTCACCCCAGGTCCTTCGGCACGTCTACTTCCCCCTGAGCCGGTCGGTCCTCGTCACTGCGGCCGTCCTGACGGCGTACTTCGCCTGGAACGAGTTCCTGTTCGCGATCGTCTACGTCGACGCCGATGCTGTCCGCACGATCCCCGCCGGCCTGATGGCTTTCCGCGACGCGCTTTCCACGGACTGGGGTGTGCTGCTGGCGGGTCTTGTGATCGCGGCGCTTCCGATTGTCATCGTCTTCCTGTTCCTGCAACGTTATTTCGTCGCCGGTGTCGCCGCCGGCAGCGTGAAAGGCTGA
- a CDS encoding carbohydrate ABC transporter permease yields MNTRARTFNVLYIAPALALIGLFVYYPLVSNVGYSFFRFSAGSGDMQFVGLENFTRLFTDPVIATALGNNTLYAVVSIVFQVIGGLVVAAWLTHLLGPRMGSFLRSVYFIPAVISMTVIALLFTFVFDARGGLLNAFLELIGLSGLQTAWLANVDTAMGAVISVSQWQSVGYVCMLYVVALQQIPVELYEAASLDGAGRVRQFWHVTVPQAKEMIFVAMILTVSGAFTVFNEPYILTRGGPGNTTQVLATYMYNQGFFQNQMGYASAIATLIFVITLVLSVIQLVSFRSGKD; encoded by the coding sequence ATGAACACTCGCGCCCGTACCTTCAACGTTCTCTACATCGCCCCGGCTCTCGCCCTCATCGGGCTGTTCGTCTACTACCCGCTCGTGTCCAATGTCGGATACAGCTTCTTCCGGTTCTCGGCCGGGTCCGGCGACATGCAGTTCGTCGGGCTGGAGAACTTCACCCGGCTGTTCACCGACCCGGTGATCGCGACCGCCCTGGGCAACAACACCCTGTACGCCGTCGTGTCCATCGTGTTCCAGGTGATCGGAGGACTCGTCGTCGCCGCCTGGCTCACCCATCTGCTCGGGCCGCGGATGGGGTCGTTCCTGCGGAGCGTCTACTTCATCCCCGCCGTCATCTCGATGACGGTCATCGCGCTCCTGTTCACCTTCGTGTTCGACGCGCGCGGCGGCCTGCTCAACGCGTTCCTCGAGCTCATCGGTCTCAGCGGTCTGCAGACCGCGTGGCTGGCGAATGTCGACACTGCGATGGGCGCGGTCATCAGCGTCTCCCAATGGCAGAGCGTCGGGTACGTCTGCATGCTGTACGTCGTCGCGCTGCAGCAGATCCCGGTTGAGCTGTACGAAGCCGCCTCCCTCGACGGCGCCGGCCGTGTGCGCCAGTTCTGGCACGTGACCGTGCCCCAGGCGAAGGAGATGATCTTCGTCGCGATGATCCTCACCGTGTCGGGCGCGTTCACGGTCTTCAACGAGCCGTACATCCTCACGCGCGGTGGCCCCGGCAACACAACCCAGGTGCTCGCCACCTACATGTACAACCAGGGCTTCTTCCAGAACCAGATGGGGTACGCCTCGGCGATCGCGACGCTGATCTTCGTCATCACGCTCGTGCTCTCGGTCATCCAGCTGGTCTCGTTCCGAAGCGGAAAGGACTGA
- a CDS encoding ABC transporter substrate-binding protein gives MRTRARIAAAAVGIAALVLPLAACAGGGAGASGDTVEIDFFHRWPNEPKNAYFAALVEEFEAENPDIKVNVESVLNDAYKDKVKVVAGSDNAPDVMFSWSGSFLNELVEGGAVMDLGPWLDENADVRDSFFESQMEPMSIDGVQYGLPLGMHSKLFFYNVDVFGELGLEAPTTWDEFLDVLDEIEKAGMTPIEYGAADQWTIAHYVGTLNQRVVDPEVFEGDQDPATGEFTDPGYVEALERFQELSSYMNQDMTAVTHEVARNAWIAGEAPIMYMQSAEVGYFGDAQFEYATFNFPSVDGGKGDPGQLTGAPEGFVVSETTQHPEEALRLLAFLVNKQNGMRYTEATGELSAVDGAVDEADVAPITKELAQGIVDATAMTTWLDNAYDPQIVQAYLTETQLMLNGQQTPAGVMKAVQDAAARVRAES, from the coding sequence ATGCGCACACGTGCTCGCATTGCCGCCGCCGCCGTCGGCATCGCTGCACTCGTTCTTCCGCTGGCAGCCTGCGCCGGGGGAGGTGCGGGGGCATCGGGAGACACCGTCGAGATCGACTTCTTCCACCGCTGGCCGAACGAGCCGAAGAACGCCTACTTCGCCGCACTGGTGGAGGAGTTCGAGGCCGAGAACCCCGACATCAAGGTGAACGTCGAGAGCGTCCTCAACGACGCGTACAAGGACAAGGTCAAGGTCGTCGCCGGGTCGGACAACGCGCCCGACGTGATGTTCTCGTGGAGCGGCTCCTTCCTCAACGAGCTCGTGGAGGGCGGGGCAGTGATGGACCTCGGCCCGTGGCTCGACGAGAACGCCGACGTCCGTGACAGTTTCTTCGAGAGCCAGATGGAGCCGATGAGCATCGACGGCGTGCAGTACGGGCTGCCGCTCGGAATGCACTCGAAGCTGTTCTTCTACAACGTCGACGTCTTCGGCGAGCTTGGCCTGGAGGCACCGACGACGTGGGACGAGTTCCTCGATGTGCTCGATGAGATCGAGAAGGCCGGGATGACGCCGATCGAGTACGGCGCAGCCGATCAGTGGACCATCGCGCACTACGTCGGCACGCTCAACCAGCGTGTCGTCGATCCCGAAGTGTTCGAGGGCGATCAGGATCCCGCGACAGGTGAGTTCACCGACCCCGGCTACGTCGAGGCACTCGAGCGCTTCCAGGAGCTCTCGTCCTACATGAATCAAGACATGACAGCGGTGACCCATGAGGTTGCGCGCAACGCATGGATCGCGGGCGAAGCGCCCATCATGTACATGCAGAGCGCCGAGGTCGGCTACTTCGGCGACGCGCAGTTCGAGTACGCGACGTTCAACTTCCCGTCCGTCGACGGCGGCAAGGGGGATCCGGGCCAGCTCACGGGCGCCCCGGAGGGGTTCGTGGTGTCGGAGACGACGCAGCACCCGGAGGAGGCGCTGCGGCTCCTCGCGTTCCTGGTGAACAAGCAGAACGGCATGCGGTACACGGAGGCGACTGGGGAGCTGAGCGCGGTGGACGGCGCTGTGGACGAGGCGGACGTCGCTCCGATCACGAAGGAGCTCGCCCAGGGCATCGTCGACGCCACGGCGATGACGACCTGGCTCGACAACGCCTACGACCCGCAGATCGTTCAGGCGTACCTGACCGAGACGCAGCTCATGCTCAACGGCCAGCAGACGCCCGCGGGTGTTATGAAGGCCGTCCAGGACGCCGCAGCCCGAGTGCGCGCGGAGTCCTGA
- a CDS encoding SIS domain-containing protein: protein MSSTVVSTASSVIEEQLAAAREAIASRTGLSRVVLSACGGSFAVMLPGEYFLGTSAGSLESVVLNAAEFISRASARVDAQTVVILCSHSGTTPETVAAAQHARERGALTVAFTHELDSPLAQASEFVIGYQHGAEKSESYVAPALLLRLIARILDDREGGSFVEPIDAVVASLPNLVPAARAAHTEAADRWAFASRREELIYTMAAGSNYGTAYSFAICLLQEMQWVHSAAIHSGEYFHGPFEITDVDVPFIALLGLDETRPVEQRAVDFLTKHTEKALIIDAADFGLDGVHESVRGISAHLLFNPVLRTYADALADHRGHPLSVRRYMWRMDY, encoded by the coding sequence GTGAGTTCTACTGTCGTCTCCACCGCATCGTCTGTCATCGAGGAGCAACTGGCCGCGGCCCGTGAGGCCATCGCCTCACGTACCGGCCTCTCCCGCGTGGTTCTCAGCGCCTGCGGGGGCTCATTCGCCGTGATGCTGCCGGGCGAGTACTTCCTGGGCACGTCCGCTGGCAGCCTCGAGTCCGTCGTCCTCAACGCGGCCGAGTTCATCTCCCGTGCGTCGGCGCGAGTCGACGCACAGACCGTGGTGATCCTGTGCTCGCACTCGGGCACGACACCCGAGACCGTGGCGGCAGCCCAGCACGCCCGCGAGAGGGGTGCGCTCACCGTGGCCTTCACTCACGAGCTGGACTCCCCGCTCGCACAGGCATCCGAGTTCGTCATCGGCTACCAGCACGGCGCCGAGAAGAGCGAGTCATACGTGGCGCCGGCGCTTCTCCTGCGTCTCATCGCCCGGATCCTCGACGATCGCGAGGGTGGGTCCTTCGTGGAGCCGATCGACGCCGTGGTCGCGTCCCTTCCGAACCTCGTGCCGGCCGCGCGAGCCGCTCACACCGAAGCTGCCGACCGCTGGGCGTTCGCCTCGCGACGCGAGGAGCTCATCTACACGATGGCCGCCGGCTCGAACTACGGCACCGCCTACTCGTTCGCCATCTGCCTCCTCCAGGAGATGCAGTGGGTTCACTCGGCGGCGATCCACTCCGGTGAGTACTTCCACGGCCCGTTCGAGATCACCGACGTGGATGTGCCCTTCATCGCTCTCCTCGGCCTGGACGAGACCCGCCCGGTCGAGCAGCGCGCCGTCGACTTCCTCACGAAGCACACCGAGAAGGCGCTCATCATCGACGCCGCCGACTTCGGACTGGACGGCGTCCACGAATCGGTCCGCGGCATCTCCGCGCATCTCCTCTTCAATCCGGTGCTGCGCACGTACGCCGACGCGCTCGCCGATCACCGTGGACACCCCCTGAGCGTGCGTCGCTACATGTGGCGCATGGACTACTGA
- a CDS encoding NAD(P)-dependent alcohol dehydrogenase, whose translation MKAAVYRRFGGPDVVRIEHIADPRPRPDEILIRVHASTVSAADHRSRSRDIPAGLIVPSSLVLGFFRPRRPVLGMDVAGVVERTGADVQGFAVGEEVVAMLGSRFGGHAEYVVVKAADAVARKPRDLAFDEAASLVFGGLTAQSYLNQVSVGAGTRVLVNGASGAVGTAFVQILSAVGADVTAVCSTENHDLVTGLGARRTIDYRSEDFTADGATYDVIVDCVGNAPVDRVHGALNPGGAVLLVAADLGSLLRAKRDARRYGITVVTGPGRYRAADLEHVMLLAELGDLRPVIDRSYPLHDIVDAHRYVDTGHKRGSVVLQITDATVPAQRAARRTPMDALRSE comes from the coding sequence ATGAAAGCTGCCGTGTACCGCCGATTCGGAGGACCCGACGTCGTCCGCATCGAGCACATCGCCGACCCCCGACCGCGCCCGGACGAGATCCTCATCCGGGTCCACGCCAGCACGGTGAGCGCTGCCGACCACCGCTCGCGCTCCCGCGACATCCCTGCCGGCCTGATCGTCCCGAGCTCGCTCGTGCTCGGCTTCTTCCGCCCCCGCAGGCCCGTCCTCGGCATGGACGTCGCCGGCGTCGTCGAGCGTACCGGTGCGGACGTGCAGGGCTTCGCCGTGGGAGAGGAAGTGGTGGCGATGCTCGGCAGTCGCTTCGGCGGCCATGCCGAGTACGTCGTCGTGAAGGCCGCCGACGCGGTCGCGCGCAAGCCGCGCGACCTGGCGTTCGACGAGGCGGCCAGTCTCGTCTTCGGCGGCCTCACCGCTCAGTCCTACCTGAATCAAGTCAGCGTCGGGGCCGGCACGCGGGTGCTGGTCAACGGGGCATCCGGCGCCGTCGGGACCGCGTTCGTGCAGATCCTGAGTGCGGTGGGCGCTGACGTGACGGCCGTCTGCAGCACTGAGAACCACGACCTCGTGACCGGCCTCGGAGCGCGGCGGACGATCGACTACCGCTCGGAGGACTTCACCGCCGACGGCGCGACTTACGACGTGATCGTCGACTGCGTCGGCAACGCCCCGGTCGACCGCGTGCACGGCGCGCTCAACCCGGGAGGCGCGGTGCTCCTGGTGGCAGCGGATCTCGGCTCGCTGCTCCGCGCCAAGCGGGACGCCCGGCGGTACGGGATCACCGTCGTCACCGGCCCCGGCCGCTATCGTGCCGCAGACCTCGAGCACGTCATGCTCCTCGCCGAGCTCGGAGACCTTCGACCCGTCATCGACCGGTCCTACCCTCTGCACGACATCGTCGACGCCCACCGCTACGTCGACACCGGGCACAAGCGCGGCAGTGTCGTCCTCCAGATCACCGACGCGACCGTGCCCGCACAGCGAGCAGCGCGCCGGACGCCGATGGACGCGTTGCGCTCCGAGTAG
- a CDS encoding DUF2306 domain-containing protein: MTLHASRPATGARPPRRRRPGWLLPAGLITLGLLPIVANALRRIALAVGAPEAASAGAGAMSLPVVLHVLGATVFVTLGALQFSAGFRRRRPTWHRIAGRVAILGALLAAFSGLWLAFATLPDSSVLLFAFRLLAATGMAVSIVRGFLAIRHRKLPQHRAWMIRAFALGLGAATQVFTLGFGELLFGKGELSVALLNGAGWAINLAVAEWAIRRRAARVPSRRGGAGAEAGR; the protein is encoded by the coding sequence ATGACTCTCCACGCTTCACGCCCCGCGACCGGTGCCCGGCCGCCGCGTCGCCGCCGCCCCGGCTGGTTGCTGCCCGCCGGCCTCATCACGCTCGGGCTCCTTCCGATCGTCGCCAACGCGCTCCGGCGGATAGCTCTGGCGGTCGGTGCGCCCGAAGCCGCCTCGGCTGGCGCGGGCGCGATGTCGCTCCCCGTGGTGCTGCACGTGCTGGGCGCCACCGTGTTCGTCACCCTCGGCGCCCTGCAGTTCTCCGCCGGTTTCCGGCGACGCCGGCCGACGTGGCACCGGATCGCCGGCAGGGTCGCGATCCTGGGGGCGCTGCTCGCGGCCTTCTCCGGGCTCTGGCTGGCATTCGCGACGCTGCCGGATTCGTCCGTCCTCCTGTTCGCGTTCCGCCTGCTTGCGGCGACGGGCATGGCCGTCTCGATCGTGCGGGGATTCCTCGCCATCCGGCACCGGAAGCTCCCACAGCACCGAGCCTGGATGATCCGTGCCTTCGCCCTGGGGCTCGGGGCCGCGACGCAGGTGTTCACCCTCGGCTTCGGTGAGCTGCTCTTCGGGAAGGGCGAGCTCAGCGTGGCCCTGCTCAACGGTGCCGGCTGGGCGATCAACCTCGCGGTGGCGGAATGGGCGATCCGCCGGCGGGCCGCGCGGGTCCCGAGCCGGCGCGGCGGTGCCGGAGCGGAGGCAGGGCGATGA
- a CDS encoding LuxR C-terminal-related transcriptional regulator: MDASARPTPEPPTAASSRILLDTKLYRPRPRRSAVARPRLSEQLDRGAESRLTIVSAPAGFGKSTVLGAWLADHAGSGAGGREAAWLSLDAGDNDPALFWAYVIGALRTVSPDVGADTLAALETSGVGLTQGALTGLLNDLAALERDVVLVIDDYHLIEAAAVHDSVAFFIDNTPPNLHLVLATRADPPLPLARLRARGELTEVRAADLRFTAEEASAYLTDVMQLPLTASQVSTLDDRTEGWIAALQLAALSMRGRDDLSSFVAEFAGDDRYIVDYLVEEVLENQPEEVRAFLLQTSILSRMNASLTNALTLRDDGRAMLEALDHANLFLVPLDDRRRWFRYHHLFAEVLRARLTDEQPDEVPGLHRRASAWYAEHGETDAAVQHALAAPDHALAARLIEAAVPAMGRDRREAALRRWMEALPADIFRTHPVLSLSFAGALLSTGEVNGVEARLRDAERWTDATAAAVAQGDAPVVVDPEELRRLPGSIAIYRSGLALALGDAGTTVEQARRALSLLDEDDQYRRGAAAALEGLALWGRGDLDGAYSGYAESVASFRRSGHIADVLGCTITLADIRLTQGRLSDALASYEGALQLALDQTTEVRRGIPDMHVGISTILAERGDLDAATAHLDRAHMLGDAAGLPKYRYRYALARAQILQSRGDLDRAVELIDDAERFFVADMAPLVRPVPATRARAWLRQGRVAEALAWAREAELTPEDDLRYLREYEHVTLARALLAQHHRSGEERPLDDALALLDRLRDAAEAGGRTGSLIEILLLQAHAHQARRDLDEAVTLLQRSLTLAEPEGYAHLFLDEGAAVTRLLDAVAARGVVAAYARRLVSMARNSHSAIPPTEARLTEPLSDREREVLELLATELSGPEIARLLVVSLNTVRTHTKRIYTKLGVNSRRAAVLRAEELGELSARGRRGSSSA; the protein is encoded by the coding sequence GTGGATGCGTCAGCCCGGCCGACGCCGGAGCCGCCCACGGCCGCGTCGTCGCGAATCCTCCTCGACACCAAGCTGTACCGGCCGAGGCCGCGGCGCAGTGCCGTGGCCCGACCTCGGCTCTCGGAGCAGCTCGACCGCGGCGCCGAATCGCGCCTCACGATCGTCTCGGCGCCTGCGGGCTTCGGCAAGTCGACGGTGCTCGGCGCCTGGCTCGCGGACCACGCCGGAAGCGGAGCCGGGGGTCGCGAAGCGGCCTGGCTCTCGCTCGACGCCGGCGACAACGATCCGGCGTTGTTCTGGGCGTATGTCATCGGGGCGCTGCGAACCGTCTCGCCCGATGTCGGAGCCGACACCCTCGCCGCGCTCGAAACGTCGGGCGTCGGCTTGACGCAGGGCGCCCTCACCGGTCTTCTCAACGACCTCGCCGCCCTCGAACGAGACGTCGTGCTCGTGATCGACGACTATCACCTCATCGAGGCGGCAGCGGTGCACGACTCCGTCGCCTTCTTCATCGACAACACCCCTCCGAACCTGCATCTCGTGCTCGCGACCCGCGCCGATCCTCCCCTGCCGCTAGCCCGGCTCCGTGCGCGCGGCGAACTCACCGAGGTGCGCGCGGCGGATCTGCGCTTCACGGCGGAGGAGGCATCCGCTTACCTCACCGACGTGATGCAGCTGCCGCTGACCGCGTCGCAGGTGTCGACCCTCGACGACCGGACCGAGGGGTGGATCGCCGCGCTGCAGCTCGCGGCGCTGTCGATGCGGGGACGCGACGACCTGAGCTCGTTCGTCGCCGAGTTCGCCGGAGACGACCGCTACATCGTCGACTACCTCGTCGAGGAGGTGCTCGAGAACCAGCCGGAGGAGGTGCGGGCCTTCCTACTGCAGACCTCGATCCTGTCGCGGATGAACGCGTCGCTCACCAACGCCCTGACCCTTCGGGACGACGGCCGCGCGATGCTGGAGGCGCTGGATCACGCCAACCTCTTCCTCGTGCCCCTTGACGACCGGCGCCGTTGGTTTCGTTACCACCACCTCTTCGCCGAGGTGCTCCGGGCACGATTGACCGACGAGCAGCCGGACGAGGTTCCCGGGCTTCACCGCCGGGCCAGCGCGTGGTATGCGGAGCACGGCGAGACCGACGCCGCTGTCCAGCACGCGCTCGCGGCGCCGGATCACGCCCTGGCCGCGCGCCTCATCGAGGCGGCCGTGCCCGCCATGGGTCGCGACCGCAGGGAGGCGGCCCTGCGGAGGTGGATGGAGGCGCTCCCGGCGGACATCTTCCGCACCCATCCGGTGCTGAGCCTCAGCTTCGCCGGTGCCCTGCTGTCCACCGGCGAGGTAAATGGGGTGGAGGCGAGATTGCGGGACGCGGAGCGGTGGACGGATGCCACGGCCGCCGCCGTCGCGCAGGGCGATGCGCCCGTCGTGGTCGACCCCGAAGAACTGCGGCGCCTGCCCGGCTCGATCGCGATCTACCGCTCCGGGCTCGCTCTCGCGCTCGGGGACGCCGGCACGACCGTGGAGCAGGCGCGGCGCGCGCTCAGCCTGCTCGACGAGGACGATCAGTACCGGCGAGGCGCGGCCGCCGCGCTGGAAGGGCTGGCGCTCTGGGGGCGCGGCGACCTGGACGGCGCGTACAGCGGGTACGCCGAGTCGGTGGCGAGCTTCCGCCGGTCCGGCCACATCGCCGATGTGCTCGGATGCACCATCACCCTCGCCGACATCCGGCTGACGCAGGGCCGGCTCAGCGACGCGCTGGCGAGCTACGAGGGCGCCTTGCAGCTCGCGCTCGACCAGACAACCGAGGTGCGGCGCGGCATCCCCGACATGCACGTCGGCATCAGCACGATCCTGGCCGAGCGCGGTGACCTGGATGCCGCGACCGCCCATCTCGACCGCGCCCACATGCTGGGCGACGCCGCCGGGCTGCCGAAGTACCGCTACCGCTACGCACTGGCCCGGGCCCAGATCCTCCAGTCGCGGGGCGACCTGGATCGCGCGGTCGAACTCATCGACGACGCCGAGCGCTTCTTCGTCGCCGACATGGCCCCGCTGGTTCGTCCGGTGCCCGCCACGAGGGCGCGCGCCTGGCTCCGGCAGGGCAGGGTCGCCGAAGCCCTCGCGTGGGCGCGTGAGGCCGAACTGACCCCGGAGGACGACCTCCGCTATCTGCGCGAGTACGAGCACGTGACACTCGCCCGGGCGCTGCTCGCCCAGCACCACCGCTCCGGCGAGGAGCGGCCGCTGGACGACGCACTGGCGCTCCTCGACCGACTGCGTGACGCCGCAGAGGCGGGAGGACGGACGGGAAGTCTCATCGAGATCCTTCTGCTCCAAGCTCACGCGCATCAGGCGCGGCGCGACCTCGACGAGGCGGTGACGCTGCTGCAGCGGAGCCTGACGCTCGCCGAACCCGAGGGCTACGCCCACCTCTTCCTCGACGAGGGCGCCGCGGTGACCCGGCTCCTCGACGCTGTCGCGGCGCGCGGCGTCGTAGCCGCGTATGCGCGCCGCCTCGTGAGTATGGCGAGGAATTCGCATTCTGCCATCCCGCCCACGGAGGCGCGTCTCACCGAGCCGTTGAGCGACCGGGAGCGGGAGGTTCTCGAGCTGCTTGCCACTGAGCTCAGCGGTCCCGAGATCGCCCGCCTGCTCGTGGTGTCGCTGAACACGGTCAGGACGCATACGAAGCGGATCTACACCAAGCTCGGGGTCAACAGCCGACGGGCCGCAGTGCTGCGCGCCGAGGAGCTGGGCGAGTTGTCGGCGAGGGGCCGGCGCGGGTCCTCGTCGGCGTAG
- a CDS encoding helix-turn-helix domain-containing protein has protein sequence MIEQRLLSARSALASSSARNRSIAEIASTWGFSNPSYFADRFRRRFGVTPRQWRDQALSPAEATSGVGPIPG, from the coding sequence ATCATCGAACAGCGGCTGCTGAGTGCCCGTTCCGCCCTCGCCTCCTCCAGCGCCCGCAACCGCTCCATCGCCGAGATCGCCAGCACGTGGGGGTTCAGCAACCCGAGCTACTTCGCCGACCGGTTCCGCCGGCGGTTCGGTGTCACCCCCCGCCAGTGGCGCGACCAGGCTCTGTCACCCGCCGAGGCGACGAGCGGGGTCGGCCCGATCCCTGGGTAG
- a CDS encoding OBAP family protein: MSSSDRPSPVTPAGDDKGLWLAVLEQGANALQSAAPLKHFDVYVSGFHPAKDDPSMQMEAHHYCQVVNDDFIQAALFDGNTAHANLIGVEYIVSEQLFDALPEEEKKYWHPHNYEVLSGSLVAPGLPAAAEKALMKRLMNSYGKTWHTWHTGRHDIGGGHSLPLGDPMLMWSFNRDGECDPRLEADRERAMGLDTPKTRTQRQGLVELAHPQRGVGLLADRFSGTTPLDGVRDSGQ, translated from the coding sequence ATGAGCAGCAGCGACCGGCCGAGTCCGGTGACCCCGGCAGGCGACGACAAGGGACTTTGGCTCGCGGTGCTCGAGCAGGGAGCCAATGCCCTGCAGAGCGCGGCGCCGCTGAAGCACTTCGACGTCTATGTCAGCGGGTTCCACCCCGCGAAGGACGATCCGTCGATGCAGATGGAGGCCCATCACTACTGCCAGGTCGTCAACGACGACTTCATCCAAGCCGCGCTGTTCGACGGCAACACCGCTCACGCGAACCTGATCGGCGTCGAGTACATCGTCTCGGAGCAGCTGTTCGACGCACTACCCGAGGAGGAGAAGAAGTACTGGCATCCGCACAATTACGAGGTGCTGTCGGGGTCGCTCGTCGCGCCGGGGCTGCCCGCGGCGGCCGAGAAGGCGCTCATGAAGCGGCTGATGAACAGCTACGGCAAGACGTGGCACACGTGGCACACGGGTCGCCATGACATCGGCGGCGGCCACAGCCTGCCGCTGGGCGACCCGATGCTGATGTGGTCGTTCAACCGCGACGGCGAGTGCGACCCGCGGCTGGAAGCGGACCGCGAGCGGGCGATGGGTCTGGACACCCCGAAGACGCGGACACAGCGTCAAGGCCTCGTCGAGCTGGCGCACCCGCAGCGGGGCGTCGGCCTGCTCGCCGACCGCTTCAGCGGAACGACGCCACTGGACGGGGTGCGCGACAGCGGTCAGTGA